A single Stigmatopora argus isolate UIUO_Sarg chromosome 7, RoL_Sarg_1.0, whole genome shotgun sequence DNA region contains:
- the tppp2 gene encoding tubulin polymerization-promoting protein family member 2, producing the protein MAEGSGLTAEVEMSFHKFAIHGDTKATGKEMNGKNFAKMCKDCLIIDGKNVTITDVDIVFTKVKSKSARVITFEQFIMALTELGPKRFKGKSKEEALQLLYGLIVGKEPANAGITKRAKAAAVDRLTDTSKYTGTHKERFDESGKGKGKVGREDISDTSGYVGAYKGSGTYEDKVKES; encoded by the exons ATGGCCGAGGGCTCTGGGCTTACAGCAGAGGTGGAGATGTCCTTTCACAAGTTCGCCATTCACGGCGACACCAAGGCCACGGGGAAGGAGATGAACGGCAAGAACTTTGCAAAGATGTGCAAGGACTGTCTCATCATTGATGGAAAGAACGTTACCATCACAGATGTTGACATCGTCTTCACCAAAGTCAA GTCCAAGTCGGCTCGTGTAATCACATTTGAGCAGTTCATCATGGCCTTAACGGAGCTGGGCCCAAAGCGTTTCAAAGGCAAGAGCAAAGAGGAGGCACTCCAGCTCCTCTATGGTCTCATTGTTGGCAAGGAGCCTGCCAATGCTGGAATAACT AAACGAGCCAAGGCAGCGGCTGTGGACAGACTGACTGACACATCCAAGTACACCGGAACTCACAAGGAACGATTCGACGAATCGGGAAAAGGGAAGGGAAAAGTCGGACGTGAGGACATTTCTGACACGAGTGGCTACGTCGGTGCTTATAAGGGCAGCGGTacttatgaggataaagtgaAAGAATCCTAA